Proteins found in one Helicobacteraceae bacterium genomic segment:
- a CDS encoding FkbM family methyltransferase translates to MKNLHSYKEHDRLCQAIGSAKAKVITYGMVASNHFAFASDLLNSDNVSANFDSDPAKWNATLSLAGGGGAIPTLPLDRLEEEYKKADALVVMTGRLDEVGLYLDSKNLRYYFGEIIRDLPSNNILANIIAERDKIADHQEEIARVKTLLSDRKSLEIYETLLKARASESLRERFSAARSVYESDQYFPKDIKAFYPSENEILIDGGAYNGDTAQAFIKWTNGNFKHIYCFEPTAASFNELRENLKAYPYTAYQKGLSDDNKALSFFVYDSSPTSTSTSQSSVPFVFGLEKVGAKRTVTIDVCAIDKTIDDQATFIKMDIEGSELDALKGGAKTIQKYNPKLAICIYHKIEDFWEIPLYIHSLVPEYQFYIRHHTLTTKFYETVLYAVCGKSD, encoded by the coding sequence GTGAAAAACCTACATAGCTATAAGGAACACGATCGTCTTTGTCAAGCGATCGGGAGCGCTAAAGCGAAGGTAATTACCTACGGAATGGTTGCGAGCAATCACTTCGCGTTCGCTAGCGATCTGCTAAATAGCGATAACGTATCGGCAAATTTCGATAGCGACCCCGCTAAATGGAACGCTACCCTGTCGTTGGCGGGGGGGGGGGGGGCAATCCCCACTCTGCCGTTAGATCGGTTGGAAGAAGAGTATAAAAAAGCGGATGCGTTAGTAGTGATGACAGGAAGATTGGACGAGGTTGGATTGTATCTGGATAGCAAAAATCTGCGCTATTATTTTGGCGAAATTATACGCGATCTGCCGTCAAACAATATATTGGCTAATATTATCGCGGAGCGAGATAAGATAGCGGATCATCAAGAGGAGATCGCGCGCGTAAAAACGCTACTATCGGATCGCAAATCGCTAGAGATATATGAAACGCTGCTAAAAGCGCGAGCGAGCGAAAGTTTGCGCGAGCGTTTCAGCGCGGCGCGGAGCGTATATGAAAGCGATCAATATTTTCCAAAGGATATTAAGGCGTTTTATCCTAGCGAAAACGAGATATTGATCGACGGCGGAGCGTATAACGGCGATACGGCGCAAGCGTTTATTAAATGGACTAACGGTAATTTTAAGCATATCTACTGCTTCGAGCCTACCGCGGCGAGTTTTAACGAGTTGCGCGAAAATCTTAAAGCCTATCCATATACCGCTTACCAAAAAGGTTTAAGCGACGATAATAAGGCGCTGTCTTTTTTTGTATATGATTCGAGTCCGACCTCAACATCTACGTCGCAGAGTAGCGTCCCGTTTGTTTTCGGCTTAGAAAAAGTAGGCGCAAAAAGAACCGTGACAATCGATGTTTGCGCGATCGATAAAACAATCGACGATCAAGCGACGTTTATTAAAATGGATATAGAGGGTAGCGAGCTTGACGCGCTAAAAGGCGGCGCTAAAACGATTCAAAAATATAACCCCAAGCTGGCTATATGTATTTATCATAAGATCGAGGATTTCTGGGAGATTCCGCTATATATTCATTCGCTTGTTCCCGAATATCAATTTTATATTAGGCATCATACGCTTACGACTAAATTTTATGAAACGGTATTATACGCCGTTTGCGGCAAATCCGATTAA
- the rfbG gene encoding CDP-glucose 4,6-dehydratase, translated as MRFLITGHTGFVGAWTALFLRELGHTVSGLSLEPYIGENGERGLYELARVGETLEADLRVDIRDFSALKRAIEQTSPDFIFHFAAQQLVRESFRRPRLTFETNAMGTVNVLEAIGEVGGVKGAIVATTDKVYKNVSHIWGYRENDPLGASDPLSGSKAACDLIAQSYIARADYKTPIGIVRSANLLGGGDNCKEHLVVDLINACKQGAAAKLRNPNAIRSWQHVLDSINGYYLLASRLIDGSLPEGAKDGTFNFGASADSSDSVGSVASKIVDRWQGAIAWEFAGDSENIKEELTLGIDSKKAKFYLGWDNKLDLDALLDWTVGWEREVFFGAEAREVGLRQIGAYLRL; from the coding sequence ATGCGCTTTCTAATTACGGGACATACGGGTTTTGTCGGCGCTTGGACGGCGCTATTTTTGCGCGAGCTTGGTCATACGGTTAGCGGACTATCGCTAGAGCCGTATATCGGCGAAAACGGAGAGCGCGGTCTATATGAGTTGGCGCGCGTAGGCGAAACGCTCGAAGCCGATCTGCGCGTAGATATTCGAGATTTCAGCGCGTTAAAGCGCGCGATCGAGCAAACCAGCCCCGACTTTATCTTTCATTTCGCCGCGCAACAGCTTGTGCGCGAGAGCTTTCGGCGTCCGCGCCTTACTTTTGAAACCAACGCGATGGGGACCGTTAATGTCTTGGAGGCGATCGGCGAAGTTGGCGGCGTTAAGGGCGCGATCGTCGCCACGACAGATAAGGTATATAAAAACGTTTCGCATATATGGGGCTACCGCGAAAACGATCCGCTCGGCGCAAGCGATCCGTTAAGCGGTTCAAAGGCGGCGTGCGATCTGATCGCGCAGAGCTATATCGCCCGCGCCGACTACAAAACGCCGATCGGAATCGTCAGATCGGCTAACCTGCTCGGCGGAGGCGACAACTGCAAAGAACATCTGGTAGTCGATCTGATCAACGCCTGCAAACAAGGCGCGGCGGCGAAACTAAGAAACCCGAACGCGATCCGAAGCTGGCAGCACGTTTTGGATAGTATCAACGGCTACTATCTACTTGCCTCGCGTCTAATCGACGGCTCTTTGCCCGAAGGCGCCAAAGACGGGACGTTCAACTTTGGCGCCAGCGCCGATAGTTCCGATAGCGTTGGAAGCGTCGCCAGCAAGATCGTTGATCGCTGGCAAGGCGCGATCGCTTGGGAGTTTGCGGGCGATAGCGAAAATATAAAAGAGGAGCTTACGCTTGGGATCGATTCCAAAAAGGCAAAGTTCTATTTGGGCTGGGATAATAAATTGGATTTAGACGCGCTTCTTGATTGGACGGTCGGCTGGGAGCGCGAAGTCTTTTTTGGCGCCGAGGCGCGCGAAGTCGGCTTGCGGCAGATTGGCGCGTATTTACGGCTATGA
- the rfbH gene encoding lipopolysaccharide biosynthesis protein RfbH, with product MPDANPERERERRSQIVELARQYAREFHPLHDFEREAPFSDGDRISYAGRVYDEEEIANLVEAALEFWLTPGRFARDFERELARAIGVNSAFYCSSGSVANLLAVSALTSPLLGDRRLLRGDEVITVAAGFPTTVFPIVQNGAIPVFVDITLPTYNIDVTRLESAVSHKTKAVVLAHTLGNPFDIAALKAFCEKYRLWLIEDNCDAFGSEYTLEGKTALTGSFGDIGTLSFYPPHHITTGEGGAVFANDPLLAKILLSLRDWGRDCVCPSGRDNVCGSRFNGAANAYGQLPAGFDHKYTYSHIGYNFQATDLGASIGLAQLRKLAKNTKARRENFGRLFLALKPLADSGSIILPRATPNSNPSWFGFPITIDEKAKRSRLEVVRFLEDKGVQTRLLFAGNIVRQPAFVTSGGQKLVDFRVAGDLTNSDRVMNDTFWIGVYPRIGAARCEYMARLIEQALS from the coding sequence ATGCCCGACGCAAATCCAGAGAGAGAGAGAGAGAGAAGATCGCAAATTGTCGAGTTGGCGCGTCAATACGCGAGAGAGTTTCATCCGCTACACGATTTCGAGCGCGAAGCGCCCTTTAGCGACGGCGATCGGATAAGTTACGCGGGACGGGTATATGACGAAGAGGAGATCGCGAATCTTGTAGAGGCGGCGTTGGAGTTTTGGCTTACGCCCGGTCGTTTCGCCCGCGATTTTGAGCGCGAATTAGCCCGCGCGATCGGCGTTAATTCGGCGTTTTATTGCTCTAGCGGCAGCGTCGCCAATCTCCTTGCCGTATCCGCGCTGACCTCGCCGCTTCTAGGCGATCGAAGGCTTTTGCGAGGCGACGAGGTTATCACCGTCGCGGCGGGTTTCCCCACGACCGTTTTTCCGATCGTTCAAAACGGCGCGATTCCCGTGTTTGTCGATATTACGCTGCCGACTTACAATATCGACGTAACGCGGCTTGAAAGCGCCGTCTCGCATAAAACCAAAGCCGTCGTTTTGGCGCACACGCTCGGCAACCCGTTTGATATTGCGGCGCTCAAAGCCTTTTGTGAAAAATACAGACTTTGGCTGATCGAGGATAACTGCGACGCCTTTGGAAGCGAATATACGCTAGAGGGCAAAACCGCCTTGACGGGATCGTTTGGCGATATAGGAACGCTTAGTTTCTACCCGCCGCACCATATCACCACCGGCGAGGGCGGCGCGGTCTTCGCGAACGATCCTTTGCTTGCGAAAATCCTGCTAAGCCTGCGCGATTGGGGGCGAGATTGCGTCTGTCCAAGCGGCAGAGACAACGTTTGCGGCTCTCGCTTTAACGGCGCGGCGAACGCTTACGGACAGCTGCCCGCCGGCTTTGATCATAAATATACCTATTCGCATATCGGCTACAACTTTCAAGCTACCGATCTGGGCGCGTCGATCGGGCTTGCGCAACTGCGAAAACTCGCCAAGAATACTAAAGCGCGGCGCGAGAACTTTGGCAGGCTCTTTTTGGCGCTAAAACCTCTTGCGGATAGCGGCTCTATTATCCTGCCGCGCGCCACGCCAAACTCTAATCCAAGCTGGTTTGGTTTTCCCATTACGATCGACGAGAAAGCGAAGCGATCGCGTCTTGAGGTCGTCCGCTTTTTAGAGGATAAAGGCGTTCAAACGCGCCTGCTATTTGCGGGCAATATCGTTCGGCAACCCGCGTTTGTTACAAGCGGCGGGCAAAAACTCGTTGATTTTCGCGTCGCGGGCGATCTGACAAACTCCGATCGCGTTATGAACGATACCTTTTGGATCGGCGTATATCCGCGTATCGGCGCGGCGCGTTGCGAATATATGGCGCGGCTGATCGAGCAAGCGCTTTCTTAA